The following are from one region of the Hymenobacter sp. YIM 151858-1 genome:
- a CDS encoding rhodanese-like domain-containing protein encodes MAMHKLFSLAFLLLVLGCSSPSSAQAPRTVTPKETQQLLAQPGVVLLDVRTPVEFGAGHLKGARNVNFLSTDFADVVAKLDPNATYVLYCASGNRSGKAAALMQEKGFKNVVNAGGFSSLKEGGLPTE; translated from the coding sequence ATGGCCATGCACAAGCTGTTTTCCCTAGCCTTTTTGCTGCTGGTGCTGGGTTGCTCCAGCCCGTCGTCGGCACAGGCACCCCGCACCGTTACGCCCAAAGAAACGCAGCAGCTGCTGGCGCAACCGGGCGTGGTGCTGCTCGATGTGCGCACGCCCGTGGAGTTTGGCGCCGGCCACCTCAAGGGCGCCCGCAACGTCAACTTTCTGTCGACTGACTTTGCCGATGTGGTAGCCAAACTCGACCCCAACGCCACCTACGTGCTGTACTGCGCCTCGGGCAACCGCTCGGGCAAAGCCGCGGCCCTCATGCAGGAAAAAGGCTTTAAGAACGTGGTAAACGCCGGCGGCTTCTCGTCGTTGAAAGAAGGCGGATTGCCGACGGAGTAA
- a CDS encoding (Fe-S)-binding protein, producing the protein MPAALVDLFIPCFVDQLFPETAMNMVKVLESVGCQVNYNPNQTCCGQPAYNAGYRQESQQVAEKFLTDFAGAPERYVVGPSASCVGMVRNHYGELLEGSPRCGEFPALQRRVFEFTEFLVGVLGVTSIAGAKLAGKYTYHDSCSALRECHIREEPRQLLDSVAGLERLEMAETETCCGFGGTFAVKFEPISVAMAQQKVEHALATGAEYLISTDTSCLMHLDAYIRREQLPLRTLHVADVLASGW; encoded by the coding sequence ATGCCTGCTGCCCTCGTCGACCTTTTCATACCCTGCTTTGTCGATCAGCTTTTCCCCGAAACCGCCATGAACATGGTAAAGGTGCTGGAAAGCGTTGGTTGCCAAGTAAACTATAACCCCAACCAAACCTGCTGCGGGCAGCCGGCCTACAACGCGGGCTACCGGCAGGAGAGCCAGCAGGTAGCCGAGAAATTCCTGACCGACTTTGCCGGGGCTCCTGAGCGCTACGTAGTGGGCCCCTCGGCCTCGTGCGTGGGCATGGTGCGCAACCACTACGGCGAGTTGCTCGAAGGCTCGCCGCGCTGCGGCGAGTTTCCGGCCCTGCAGCGGCGCGTGTTCGAGTTCACGGAGTTCCTGGTTGGCGTGCTAGGTGTCACGAGCATTGCGGGGGCCAAGCTGGCGGGCAAATACACCTACCACGACTCGTGCTCGGCCCTGCGCGAGTGCCACATCCGTGAGGAGCCGCGCCAACTGCTCGATTCGGTGGCCGGGCTGGAGCGCCTCGAAATGGCCGAAACCGAAACCTGCTGCGGCTTTGGAGGCACGTTTGCCGTTAAGTTCGAGCCGATTTCGGTGGCCATGGCGCAGCAGAAAGTAGAGCACGCACTGGCTACCGGCGCCGAGTATCTCATTAGCACCGATACCAGCTGCCTGATGCATTTGGATGCTTACATTCGACGTGAGCAGCTGCCGCTGCGAACCTTGCACGTAGCCGATGTGCTGGCTAGTGGTTGGTAG
- a CDS encoding hydroxymethylglutaryl-CoA lyase: MKLIECPRDAMQGWADFIPTETKTEYLNALLRVGFDTLDFGSFVSPKAIPQLRDTAEVMAGLDLGSTRTKLLAIVANLRGAETALGYHEIQYLGFPLSVSETFQQRNTNKSIAEALTEVAEMQNRCEQRGKTLVVYLSMGFGNPYGDPWNPEVLGEFTAKLAALGVRVVALSDTIGASTPETIIPPFRELIPAFPNIEFGAHLHTTPNSWREKVDAAFEAGCRRFDGALGGIGGCPMAADQLTGNMATENLVTYLEATGVPTGLNMEAFREAQLLCQRVFVGH, translated from the coding sequence ATGAAACTAATCGAGTGCCCCCGCGACGCCATGCAAGGCTGGGCCGACTTCATCCCGACCGAAACCAAAACCGAGTACCTCAATGCCTTGCTGCGGGTAGGGTTCGATACGCTTGATTTTGGCTCGTTTGTGTCGCCGAAAGCCATTCCGCAGCTGCGCGATACCGCCGAAGTGATGGCCGGCCTCGATTTGGGCAGCACGCGCACCAAACTGCTGGCCATTGTGGCCAACCTGCGCGGCGCCGAAACCGCCTTGGGCTACCACGAAATTCAGTACCTAGGCTTTCCGCTGTCGGTGTCCGAAACGTTTCAGCAGCGCAACACCAACAAAAGCATTGCCGAGGCGCTTACCGAAGTAGCCGAAATGCAGAACCGCTGCGAGCAGCGCGGCAAAACCCTGGTGGTGTACCTGAGCATGGGTTTCGGCAACCCCTACGGCGACCCTTGGAACCCCGAAGTGCTGGGCGAGTTCACCGCAAAGCTGGCCGCCCTAGGTGTGCGCGTGGTAGCTCTGTCCGACACCATCGGGGCCTCCACGCCCGAAACCATCATTCCGCCGTTCCGCGAGCTGATTCCGGCTTTTCCGAACATTGAGTTTGGCGCCCACCTGCACACCACGCCCAACAGCTGGCGCGAGAAAGTGGATGCCGCTTTCGAAGCTGGCTGCCGCCGTTTCGACGGTGCCCTAGGTGGCATTGGCGGTTGCCCCATGGCCGCCGACCAGCTTACCGGCAACATGGCTACCGAAAACCTGGTGACTTACCTGGAAGCTACTGGCGTGCCCACCGGCCTGAACATGGAAGCCTTCCGCGAAGCTCAGCTACTGTGCCAGCGGGTGTTTGTTGGGCATTAA
- the dapA gene encoding 4-hydroxy-tetrahydrodipicolinate synthase: protein MDKFRGTGVALVTPFAPTDFSVDYPALRRLLDFVIDGGVEYIVINGTTAESPTTSAEEKAEILRVAKEHVAGRVPLVYGIGGNDTAAVVRTIQSTDLTGIDAILSASPYYNKPTQRGIVAHYQRLADASPVPVILYNVPGRTSSNMTAETTLTLAQHPNIIGIKEASGNMEQCMQIAAGKPDDFLLISGDDVLTSSLVSFGGVGVISVLANAFPEPFTDMVRQALAGDFAASTKRLFKLLPLNPLMYEEANPVGVKTALELLDVCSGAVRLPLVEASEGLKGRIKALL from the coding sequence ATGGACAAATTTCGCGGTACGGGCGTTGCGCTCGTTACGCCCTTCGCTCCTACCGATTTCTCGGTTGATTACCCCGCCCTGCGTCGTCTGCTCGATTTCGTGATTGATGGCGGCGTAGAGTACATCGTGATTAACGGCACCACGGCCGAGTCGCCGACTACCTCGGCCGAAGAAAAGGCCGAAATCTTGCGCGTGGCCAAGGAGCACGTAGCCGGCCGCGTACCGCTCGTGTACGGCATCGGCGGCAACGATACCGCTGCGGTGGTGCGCACCATCCAGAGCACCGACCTAACGGGCATCGACGCTATTCTGTCGGCCTCGCCTTACTACAACAAGCCTACGCAGCGCGGCATTGTAGCGCACTACCAGCGCCTGGCCGATGCCTCGCCGGTGCCCGTCATCCTCTACAACGTGCCCGGCCGCACGTCGTCGAACATGACGGCCGAAACGACCCTGACGCTGGCCCAGCACCCGAACATCATCGGTATTAAAGAAGCCAGCGGCAACATGGAGCAGTGCATGCAGATAGCCGCCGGCAAACCCGACGACTTCCTGCTCATCTCCGGCGACGACGTGCTGACCTCATCTTTGGTGAGCTTCGGCGGTGTAGGCGTCATTTCAGTATTAGCCAATGCCTTCCCTGAGCCCTTCACCGACATGGTGCGCCAAGCTTTGGCCGGCGACTTTGCGGCTTCCACCAAACGCTTGTTCAAGTTGCTCCCGTTGAACCCGCTGATGTACGAAGAGGCAAACCCCGTGGGAGTGAAAACGGCGCTGGAGCTGCTGGACGTATGCTCGGGCGCTGTACGTTTGCCGCTAGTGGAAGCCTCAGAAGGATTGAAAGGGCGTATCAAGGCGCTACTGTAG
- a CDS encoding DUF4920 domain-containing protein, producing MKRTLTALALALLALGTCQAQTAPGKATTSKPAASAVGKTYGAATTAEGAQPVSALPGVLGTRDSVQVKLVGQITEVCAKKGCWMKMQTADGKQMQVRFKDYGFFVPADLKGRTVVIDGWARREVMPVAKLQHYAQDAGKSAKEVAAITKDEEQINFIATGVLVKK from the coding sequence ATGAAACGCACCCTCACCGCCCTGGCCCTTGCCCTGCTGGCCCTAGGTACCTGCCAGGCCCAAACCGCCCCCGGCAAAGCCACTACCAGTAAACCCGCCGCTTCGGCAGTGGGCAAAACCTACGGCGCCGCTACCACAGCCGAGGGCGCCCAGCCCGTTTCGGCGCTGCCGGGCGTGCTCGGCACCCGCGACTCGGTGCAGGTGAAGCTGGTAGGCCAGATTACCGAGGTATGCGCGAAAAAAGGCTGCTGGATGAAGATGCAGACCGCCGACGGCAAGCAAATGCAGGTGCGCTTTAAGGATTACGGCTTTTTTGTTCCCGCCGACCTGAAAGGCCGTACCGTGGTGATTGACGGCTGGGCGCGCCGCGAGGTGATGCCCGTGGCCAAGCTGCAGCACTACGCCCAGGACGCCGGCAAATCGGCCAAGGAAGTAGCCGCCATCACCAAAGACGAAGAGCAAATCAACTTTATAGCCACGGGTGTGCTGGTGAAAAAGTAG
- the ligA gene encoding NAD-dependent DNA ligase LigA encodes MTDLFAVQEKIRALTERLHYLNYQYYQNDVSEVPDQEFDHMLHELQQLEKQYPEYAQPNSPTQRVGGTITKQFPTQEHRYPMLSLANTYSEADLREFDERVQRGLEGAEYQYVCELKFDGVAMSLTYENGQLTRGVTRGDGTRGDVVTNNVRTIKTLPLHLRPTPDQPQDFEVRGEVFMPLTVFNDLNAEREQNGEPLLANPRNAASGTLKLQDSAQVAARRLRFYAYAFLSSRRDFPTHSAALEALKRWGLPVSDTWRLCGSIDEVLAFIHHWEKRRFELPVATDGIVIKVDDLRQQELLGFTAKSPRWAIAYKYPAEAARTRLNEISYQVGRTGAVTPVALLTPVPLAGTVVKRASVHNANQIAALDLRIGDMVFVEKGGEIIPKITGVDLLARPADAQPIVYPTTCPACGTPLVRPEGEAHYRCPNERGCAPQLKSKLEHYVSRKALNIDGLGAETVGRFFDLGLVRTAADLYDLPQRRDELVNLDRLGEKSVQRMYAGLEASKEVPFDRVLFGLGIRYVGETVAEKLAAHYRTIDAILGASAAELAAVPEVGGVIADSVALWAHDPANRELVERLKAAGVQMQLTGEAPQPLSDRLNGLTFVLSGVFEQHTREELEQIIERNGGKLSSSISKKLSYLVAGDKMGPAKREKATALKVPIIGETDLLAMVSDGGL; translated from the coding sequence ATGACCGATCTGTTCGCCGTTCAGGAGAAAATCCGCGCTCTTACCGAGCGCCTGCACTACCTCAACTACCAGTACTACCAAAACGACGTGTCGGAGGTGCCGGACCAGGAGTTCGACCACATGCTGCACGAGCTGCAGCAGCTGGAGAAGCAATACCCCGAGTACGCGCAGCCCAACTCGCCCACCCAGCGCGTGGGCGGCACCATCACCAAGCAGTTTCCCACGCAGGAGCACCGCTACCCCATGCTCTCGCTGGCCAACACCTATTCGGAGGCCGATTTGCGGGAATTTGATGAGCGCGTGCAGCGCGGACTGGAGGGCGCCGAATACCAGTACGTGTGCGAGCTGAAGTTCGACGGCGTGGCCATGAGCCTGACCTACGAAAACGGCCAGCTGACGCGCGGCGTAACCCGCGGCGACGGCACCCGCGGCGACGTGGTAACCAACAACGTGCGCACCATCAAAACGCTGCCGCTGCACCTGCGCCCCACGCCCGATCAGCCCCAGGATTTTGAAGTGCGCGGCGAGGTATTCATGCCCCTCACGGTGTTCAACGACCTGAACGCCGAGCGCGAGCAAAACGGCGAGCCGCTGCTGGCCAACCCGCGCAACGCCGCCTCGGGCACCCTCAAGCTGCAGGACTCGGCCCAGGTGGCCGCCCGCCGGTTGCGCTTCTATGCTTATGCTTTCCTGAGCTCGCGCCGCGACTTTCCGACCCACAGCGCCGCCCTGGAGGCCCTCAAGCGCTGGGGCCTGCCCGTATCGGACACGTGGCGGCTGTGCGGCAGCATCGACGAGGTGCTGGCGTTCATTCATCATTGGGAGAAACGCCGCTTCGAGCTGCCCGTGGCCACCGACGGCATCGTGATTAAAGTGGACGACCTGCGCCAGCAGGAGCTACTCGGCTTCACGGCCAAAAGCCCTAGGTGGGCCATTGCCTACAAGTACCCGGCCGAGGCCGCCCGCACCCGCCTCAACGAAATCAGCTACCAGGTGGGCCGTACGGGCGCCGTTACGCCGGTGGCCTTGCTGACGCCGGTACCCCTGGCCGGCACCGTGGTAAAGCGCGCCTCGGTGCACAACGCCAACCAGATTGCCGCCCTCGACCTGCGCATCGGCGACATGGTTTTCGTGGAAAAAGGCGGCGAGATTATCCCGAAAATTACCGGCGTCGATTTGCTCGCGCGCCCCGCCGATGCCCAACCCATTGTGTACCCCACCACTTGCCCGGCTTGCGGCACCCCGCTGGTGCGGCCCGAGGGCGAGGCCCACTACCGCTGCCCCAACGAGCGCGGCTGCGCGCCGCAGCTCAAGAGCAAGCTCGAGCACTATGTGTCGCGCAAGGCCCTGAACATCGACGGGTTGGGTGCCGAAACCGTGGGCCGCTTTTTCGACCTAGGGCTGGTGCGCACCGCCGCCGACCTCTACGACCTGCCCCAGCGCCGCGACGAGCTGGTGAACCTCGACCGCCTGGGCGAGAAATCGGTGCAGCGCATGTATGCCGGCCTCGAAGCCAGCAAGGAAGTGCCCTTCGACCGGGTGCTCTTCGGCCTGGGTATCCGCTACGTGGGCGAAACCGTGGCCGAAAAACTGGCCGCGCACTACCGCACCATCGACGCCATCCTGGGTGCCTCGGCCGCCGAACTAGCCGCCGTGCCCGAGGTGGGTGGCGTAATTGCCGACAGCGTGGCGCTGTGGGCGCACGACCCCGCCAACCGCGAGCTGGTAGAGCGCCTGAAAGCCGCCGGGGTGCAAATGCAGCTTACCGGCGAGGCACCGCAGCCCCTCAGCGACCGGCTCAACGGCCTCACGTTCGTGTTGTCGGGCGTGTTTGAGCAGCACACGCGCGAGGAGCTGGAGCAAATCATTGAGCGCAACGGCGGCAAGCTCAGCTCCTCCATCAGCAAAAAGCTCAGCTACCTTGTGGCCGGCGACAAAATGGGCCCGGCCAAGCGCGAAAAAGCCACGGCCCTTAAGGTGCCCATCATTGGCGAAACCGATTTGCTCGCTATGGTTTCGGACGGCGGGCTTTAA
- a CDS encoding polysaccharide deacetylase family protein has product MSHRFSTLLLGAAVAAGIALPACNTEKASATEGASPTSEAAATAMSGAAATAEAEQAATTTAAPDPSSIPAGKIASAAEILARPQVPILCYHQIRDWRAKDSKGAKDYIVPVAEFKKQMQMLADSGYHTILPDQLYAYLTTGAKLPSKPVMLTFDDTDLDQFTVAKPEMDKHGFKGVFFVMTVSLGRPNYMSKAQVKQLSDEGHVIGSHTWDHHNVKKYQGEDWVTQIEKPTKTLQEITGKEIKYFAYPFGLWNKEAIPELKKRGMVSAFVLAEKRDEQDPLFTIRRIIASGYWSPKTLHNSMVQSFDGK; this is encoded by the coding sequence ATGTCTCACCGCTTCTCCACTCTTCTGCTCGGTGCTGCCGTAGCCGCCGGCATTGCTTTGCCCGCTTGTAACACCGAAAAAGCCTCGGCTACCGAAGGCGCTTCGCCCACGAGCGAGGCCGCTGCCACCGCCATGTCGGGCGCGGCCGCCACGGCCGAGGCCGAGCAGGCGGCCACCACCACGGCCGCCCCCGACCCCAGCAGCATTCCGGCGGGCAAAATCGCGTCGGCCGCCGAAATTCTGGCCCGCCCGCAGGTGCCGATTTTGTGCTACCACCAAATCCGCGACTGGCGCGCCAAGGACTCAAAAGGTGCTAAGGATTACATCGTTCCGGTGGCTGAGTTCAAGAAGCAGATGCAGATGCTGGCCGACTCCGGCTACCACACCATTCTGCCCGATCAGCTGTACGCCTACCTCACCACCGGCGCCAAACTACCCTCGAAGCCGGTGATGCTGACCTTCGACGACACCGACCTCGACCAGTTTACCGTAGCCAAACCCGAGATGGACAAGCACGGCTTCAAGGGCGTGTTCTTCGTAATGACGGTAAGCCTAGGTCGGCCGAACTACATGAGCAAGGCGCAGGTAAAGCAGCTCTCCGACGAAGGCCACGTTATCGGCTCGCACACCTGGGACCACCACAACGTGAAGAAATACCAGGGCGAGGACTGGGTAACGCAGATCGAGAAACCCACCAAAACCCTGCAGGAAATTACCGGCAAGGAAATCAAGTACTTCGCGTATCCCTTCGGCCTCTGGAACAAGGAAGCCATTCCGGAGCTGAAGAAGCGCGGCATGGTATCGGCCTTTGTACTGGCTGAAAAGCGCGACGAGCAAGACCCGCTGTTCACTATCCGCCGCATTATTGCCAGCGGTTACTGGAGCCCCAAAACCCTGCATAACAGCATGGTGCAGAGCTTCGACGGCAAGTAA
- a CDS encoding TapB family protein, translating into MPHNLLRLLVLPAAALGLAAACTRPDAAAPPVDATSAAPAAAPAAQPASTTPPDCAHPFGLYPETELTYQLTNEKRQPEGIQILKVATIGEKPAEKKAPAFTQVLLKSTLYDNNNRLQRNDEYQYLCRNDTVLTDGRLLLDPGMLRSFRDRRFAFEPVPLAWPNQPTAGALPGGSLTVQVSSPSVDIAKVMTTVTNRRVSGPENVTVPAGTFSCYKVESRYEYVTQARPDLIRRTVKQVVDYYAPNLGIVRTEMRDPDGELDHTAELIKRAPGRR; encoded by the coding sequence ATGCCACACAACCTGTTGCGCCTGCTGGTGTTGCCCGCAGCGGCGCTGGGCCTCGCCGCCGCCTGCACCCGGCCCGACGCGGCGGCACCGCCCGTAGACGCCACCTCGGCGGCACCTGCAGCAGCCCCGGCTGCCCAACCTGCATCCACCACCCCGCCCGACTGCGCCCACCCCTTCGGCCTGTACCCCGAAACGGAGCTTACCTACCAGCTCACCAACGAGAAGCGGCAGCCCGAGGGCATTCAGATCCTGAAAGTGGCCACCATTGGCGAAAAGCCCGCCGAAAAAAAGGCGCCCGCTTTTACCCAGGTGCTGCTGAAGAGCACCCTTTACGACAACAACAACCGCCTGCAGCGCAACGACGAATACCAGTACCTGTGCCGCAACGACACCGTGCTGACCGACGGCCGCCTGCTGCTCGACCCGGGCATGCTCCGCTCCTTCCGCGACCGGCGCTTTGCCTTTGAGCCCGTGCCCTTGGCCTGGCCCAACCAACCCACCGCCGGCGCCTTGCCCGGCGGCAGCCTTACGGTGCAGGTAAGCAGCCCCAGCGTGGATATTGCCAAAGTGATGACCACCGTGACGAACCGCCGCGTGAGCGGCCCCGAAAACGTAACCGTGCCGGCCGGCACTTTCAGCTGCTACAAGGTGGAGTCGCGCTACGAGTACGTGACGCAAGCCCGCCCCGACCTGATCCGGCGCACCGTAAAGCAAGTGGTTGATTACTACGCCCCCAACCTAGGGATTGTGCGCACCGAAATGCGCGACCCCGACGGCGAGCTTGACCACACCGCCGAGCTGATAAAGCGCGCCCCCGGCCGCCGATAG